The following are encoded in a window of Acidobacteriota bacterium genomic DNA:
- a CDS encoding HAMP domain-containing protein — protein sequence MSEGNANRSRGWGQSWILWLLVLPLCIGLSLASLFLWHILASTSTRATIAIALLALSYLAGGLLYARWLRSMSAGVHAAVSAGHRVSESLSKSLRDAFSTSVVYWLGTGTVFAIVATIFILPGWLGFLYFFAAVLIITTLGVCFSYFAVKQLIFASAVEIAEFEYEGARVSIARKVAIIFMTLLTITALVFILLGSAQVSSTLEELAVTSAKDRFDRLYEIAISRQTAGNLDVSALDEFVPEDYGIALLNPDGSVSGSAATNLAERDVAIIREMQSGTSTEFISSNVSRFSLLPDGSIIVMTIPWGPYQQVTHQIALYGLIIALLGLIEFSVIVYYFGRDIDRPLRALRKAADNLSTGDFRGNIRVFSDDEIGILGSSFRQTRDRLRTLVRAVAQSGGDVRNGVDVITGGSRSLLDRGTKQSDLAGRTRQAITRIREQAKSVLDSASQVSGSTQDSASRAIQLRAVAEEIARLMDELFQSVEKTSSSTTEMNASANEMTTRTEYLRSVGDELLSFVSEMDSTVRELRINADKTAEISRQVREDAQSGGEAVEQTVSGIVSAQETTRRSANTLDDLQKQIGRISGILDVIEDITERTNLLSLNAAIIAAQAGEHGLGFGVVAEEIRELAERTRGSTREIGSIIKAVQSASGEAVAAMNEGVAMVDENVSLAQEASASLSLILNSANESFEMAKAMARSLQEQAQASQRLHEVTAKISEQIAEINRSTSEQARGTSLLADEAERVSDIAARVKKASEEQREAGRGISEALETIASDAAQIRDLLKRQLVETDQIAEAAESLTTIAGENEALAEQLDETVGTLADSARSFENEVSRFHI from the coding sequence GTGAGCGAGGGGAACGCGAACCGATCACGCGGATGGGGCCAGTCATGGATCCTGTGGCTGCTGGTCCTACCGCTCTGCATCGGTCTCTCGCTTGCCAGCCTCTTTCTCTGGCACATCCTCGCATCGACGTCGACCCGGGCGACGATTGCGATCGCATTGCTGGCTTTGAGTTATCTGGCCGGGGGACTGCTCTACGCCAGGTGGCTTCGCTCGATGTCGGCGGGGGTCCACGCCGCGGTTTCAGCCGGCCACAGAGTCTCTGAAAGCCTGTCGAAGAGTCTGCGGGATGCTTTTTCGACGTCCGTCGTTTACTGGCTCGGCACCGGCACCGTATTCGCGATTGTCGCGACGATCTTCATATTGCCCGGATGGCTAGGTTTTCTCTATTTCTTCGCTGCAGTTCTGATCATCACGACACTCGGGGTTTGCTTTTCGTACTTTGCTGTGAAGCAGCTCATTTTCGCTTCGGCTGTCGAGATCGCGGAATTCGAGTACGAGGGGGCGCGGGTGTCGATCGCGCGAAAAGTCGCGATCATTTTCATGACGCTTCTGACGATCACGGCGCTCGTTTTCATCCTTCTGGGATCTGCTCAGGTCTCTTCCACGCTCGAGGAGCTTGCGGTCACCTCGGCAAAAGACCGCTTCGATCGCCTCTACGAAATCGCGATCTCGCGTCAGACCGCCGGTAATCTCGACGTCTCGGCTCTCGACGAATTCGTTCCTGAGGATTACGGGATCGCACTTCTCAATCCGGACGGATCCGTATCGGGGTCGGCGGCGACGAATCTGGCAGAGCGCGACGTGGCAATCATCAGAGAAATGCAAAGTGGGACGAGTACCGAGTTCATCTCGAGCAACGTCTCCCGATTCAGCCTCCTCCCCGATGGATCGATCATCGTCATGACGATTCCCTGGGGCCCCTACCAACAGGTCACCCATCAGATTGCCCTCTACGGTTTGATCATCGCTCTGCTCGGCCTGATCGAATTCTCGGTGATCGTCTACTACTTCGGGCGTGACATCGATCGGCCCCTCCGTGCGCTCCGCAAAGCCGCCGACAACCTTTCCACGGGCGACTTCAGGGGAAACATTCGAGTATTTTCCGACGACGAGATCGGTATTCTCGGTTCCAGCTTTCGACAGACTCGTGACCGCCTGAGGACGCTCGTGCGGGCGGTCGCGCAGAGCGGTGGAGACGTCAGGAACGGAGTCGACGTCATCACCGGGGGATCCCGCTCGCTACTCGATCGCGGTACCAAGCAGTCGGATCTGGCCGGCCGTACGAGACAGGCCATCACCAGAATTCGCGAGCAGGCGAAAAGCGTGCTCGATTCAGCGTCCCAGGTCAGCGGATCGACTCAGGACTCAGCAAGCCGCGCCATCCAGCTCAGAGCCGTCGCCGAAGAAATCGCCCGCCTCATGGACGAGCTCTTCCAGTCGGTCGAAAAGACTTCCTCTTCCACGACCGAAATGAACGCCTCGGCAAACGAAATGACCACGCGCACCGAGTACCTCCGAAGTGTGGGCGACGAGCTCCTTTCCTTCGTTTCCGAAATGGATTCGACCGTCCGGGAGCTCCGGATCAACGCCGATAAGACAGCCGAGATCTCACGACAGGTCCGGGAGGATGCCCAATCGGGAGGCGAAGCCGTCGAACAGACGGTCTCGGGAATCGTCTCGGCTCAGGAAACGACACGCCGATCCGCAAACACGCTGGATGATCTGCAGAAACAGATCGGTCGCATCAGCGGCATCCTCGACGTCATCGAGGACATCACGGAGAGAACGAACCTTCTTTCGCTCAACGCAGCGATCATCGCAGCCCAGGCCGGCGAGCATGGTCTCGGGTTCGGTGTCGTCGCCGAGGAAATTCGCGAGCTTGCGGAGCGAACGAGAGGCTCGACGCGAGAGATCGGCTCGATCATCAAGGCGGTGCAGTCGGCGTCCGGCGAAGCAGTCGCTGCGATGAACGAGGGCGTCGCGATGGTCGACGAGAACGTCTCGCTGGCTCAGGAAGCCTCCGCTTCCCTCTCTCTGATCCTGAACAGCGCTAACGAGTCCTTTGAAATGGCCAAGGCAATGGCGCGCTCACTTCAGGAACAGGCGCAGGCGAGTCAGCGTCTCCACGAGGTTACGGCCAAAATCTCCGAACAGATCGCGGAGATCAATCGGTCCACCAGCGAACAGGCGCGGGGAACATCGCTCCTCGCCGACGAGGCGGAACGAGTGAGCGATATCGCCGCCCGCGTGAAAAAAGCCTCGGAGGAGCAGCGCGAGGCGGGCCGCGGAATCAGCGAGGCGCTGGAGACCATCGCCAGCGATGCGGCACAGATCCGTGATCTGCTGAAGCGCCAGCTCGTGGAAACGGATCAGATCGCCGAGGCCGCGGAATCCCTCACCACGATTGCCGGCGAGAACGAAGCGCTCGCCGAACAGCTCGACGAGACCGTCGGCACCCTTGCAGACTCGGCACGCTCGTTCGAGAACGAAGTCAGCCGGTTTCACATCTAG
- a CDS encoding GNAT family N-acetyltransferase: MPHTYPQEASLRDGRRVLIRPFRETDVDALFSFFMRLPQETRRFAWAAIDKKSTVQGWAENLDYSRAFPLLALDGSNVVADATLHRREGGPLRRVGRIKWLIDPEYRGLGLGTTLVNQFIDIARENGMRHLSCMLVSDFEKDAVETLQGLGFKAHTFEGYGTDPEGAQHDMTKLILELNGGGSGPRC; encoded by the coding sequence ATGCCACACACATATCCGCAGGAAGCATCATTGAGAGATGGACGGAGGGTACTGATTCGGCCCTTCCGTGAGACCGATGTCGATGCGCTCTTTTCGTTCTTCATGCGCCTTCCGCAGGAAACGCGGCGGTTCGCGTGGGCTGCGATCGACAAGAAATCGACGGTTCAGGGTTGGGCGGAAAATCTCGACTATTCCCGGGCCTTTCCTCTGCTCGCGCTCGACGGATCGAATGTGGTTGCGGACGCAACGCTGCATCGCCGGGAGGGCGGACCACTCCGGCGGGTGGGCCGGATCAAATGGCTCATCGATCCCGAGTACCGCGGGCTGGGGCTCGGAACCACCCTGGTGAATCAGTTCATCGACATTGCCCGCGAGAACGGAATGCGACATCTGAGCTGCATGCTCGTTTCCGATTTCGAGAAAGATGCCGTCGAAACGCTGCAGGGTCTCGGATTCAAAGCGCACACGTTCGAAGGATATGGAACGGACCCGGAGGGGGCTCAGCACGACATGACGAAGCTGATCCTGGAGTTGAACGGAGGCGGATCCGGTCCTCGCTGCTGA
- a CDS encoding superoxide dismutase has protein sequence MHTYETRTFDLSGLKGISDETLEIHFKLYDGYVKNTNSLNEQIADLTRGGLSDSDKVKFSELVRRKGFEYNGMVLHEYYFGNMKKSAEGDPASGNRFREVAENAFDGFDAFKKEFSAMGGMRGIGWVICYQDLSNGALSNHWVDEHQDGNIAGFAPILVMDVWEHAFLRDYKPAEKGKYIEAFMSNVDWDVVAGRLRQPDGSRR, from the coding sequence ATGCACACTTACGAGACCAGAACCTTCGATCTCAGCGGCCTCAAGGGCATCTCCGACGAGACGCTCGAGATTCATTTCAAGCTCTACGACGGATACGTCAAGAACACGAACTCGCTCAATGAGCAGATCGCCGACCTCACCAGGGGTGGCCTCTCCGATTCGGACAAAGTCAAATTCTCCGAGCTCGTCAGACGGAAGGGGTTCGAGTACAACGGGATGGTTCTGCACGAGTATTACTTCGGAAACATGAAGAAGAGCGCCGAAGGAGATCCCGCTTCCGGCAATCGCTTCCGCGAGGTCGCCGAAAATGCCTTCGACGGCTTCGATGCCTTCAAAAAGGAGTTCTCGGCGATGGGAGGGATGCGGGGCATCGGATGGGTCATCTGCTATCAGGACCTCTCCAACGGTGCGCTTTCCAACCACTGGGTCGATGAGCATCAGGACGGCAATATCGCCGGTTTCGCGCCGATTCTCGTCATGGACGTCTGGGAACATGCTTTTCTGCGTGACTACAAGCCGGCGGAGAAGGGGAAGTACATCGAAGCTTTCATGTCGAACGTCGACTGGGACGTGGTGGCAGGGCGGCTCAGGCAGCCCGACGGCTCGCGGCGATAG
- a CDS encoding MBL fold metallo-hydrolase: MNFRAAAVVFLTTWAAVPALGQRDLSEVEIKVHRVAGNVYYLEGAGGNIGVAVGQDGVLMIDDQYAPLAPKIEQALATITDKPLRWVLNTHWHGDHTGGNEAFGKSAPIIAHHNVRERLAAGSSVPGRMVAPAPDSALPVLTFGKDLTIHFDQQEIRAIHFPHAHTDGDAVVFFPDSNVVHTGDLFFAGRFPFVDIDSGGSVSGLIRGVLRIVAEVPPDATIIPGHGPVSTVGDLEAYASMLRATRTVVARAIDEDLSLEDAKSRRILAAWDNWSWNFITTDRWLETLYRELSD; encoded by the coding sequence ATGAACTTCAGAGCCGCCGCTGTCGTCTTCCTCACCACATGGGCCGCAGTTCCGGCGCTCGGTCAGCGGGACCTGAGCGAGGTCGAGATCAAGGTTCATCGGGTAGCGGGGAACGTCTACTACCTCGAAGGTGCTGGCGGAAACATCGGTGTCGCGGTGGGGCAGGACGGCGTTCTGATGATCGACGACCAGTACGCCCCACTGGCGCCGAAGATCGAGCAGGCTCTGGCGACGATCACCGACAAGCCCCTCCGCTGGGTTCTCAATACGCACTGGCACGGGGATCATACCGGCGGAAACGAGGCGTTCGGCAAATCGGCGCCGATCATCGCGCATCACAACGTCCGAGAGCGGCTTGCGGCGGGTTCGTCTGTTCCGGGTCGCATGGTCGCCCCGGCACCGGATTCCGCGCTGCCGGTTCTGACGTTCGGCAAAGATCTGACGATTCATTTCGACCAGCAGGAGATTCGAGCGATCCACTTTCCCCACGCCCACACCGACGGGGACGCCGTCGTCTTTTTTCCTGATTCCAATGTGGTCCACACCGGTGATCTCTTCTTCGCCGGACGCTTTCCGTTCGTCGACATCGACAGCGGGGGCTCCGTCTCGGGCCTGATCCGGGGGGTGCTGAGAATCGTCGCGGAGGTGCCGCCCGACGCGACCATCATTCCGGGCCATGGTCCGGTCTCGACAGTCGGGGATCTCGAGGCATACGCATCGATGCTCCGCGCGACGCGTACCGTGGTCGCCCGGGCGATCGACGAGGACCTGAGCCTGGAGGACGCGAAGTCGCGGAGAATCCTCGCGGCCTGGGACAACTGGTCGTGGAACTTCATCACCACGGATCGATGGCTCGAAACGCTTTATCGCGAGCTATCCGACTGA
- a CDS encoding porin family protein, with the protein MRRLAGVFLIGMLAVPAVAENRAGGRYSNYATDLGIIGFSIDTERESSLGILGQFESGPIIIKAQYDHDFEAGLGFLDFINLDLATLQRDRFEGSVGWRVADYLTLEGAGRYDSLTASSGIFGGFDDVTLDGGQFGFGATAHSAPADDFRWYVTGRYFFGSVDIDNIAGTGLDGSIDTNGLRVEIGVPIGISDSQWVVVPGLEYERYETDSSLIEIESNRFFIALQYAF; encoded by the coding sequence ATGCGGCGGTTAGCAGGGGTTTTCCTGATCGGAATGCTTGCAGTACCGGCGGTTGCCGAGAATCGGGCTGGAGGGCGCTACTCGAATTACGCGACCGATCTCGGAATCATCGGGTTCTCGATCGATACGGAACGAGAGTCCTCACTTGGGATACTGGGGCAATTCGAAAGTGGTCCCATCATTATCAAGGCGCAATACGACCACGATTTCGAGGCAGGTCTCGGCTTCCTCGATTTCATCAATCTCGATCTGGCCACGCTGCAACGCGATCGCTTCGAGGGATCGGTCGGATGGCGGGTCGCCGACTATCTGACGCTCGAGGGCGCGGGTCGATACGACTCCCTCACGGCATCCAGCGGAATCTTCGGGGGCTTCGACGACGTCACGCTCGACGGCGGGCAGTTCGGTTTCGGTGCAACCGCGCATTCGGCGCCGGCTGACGACTTCAGGTGGTACGTCACCGGACGCTATTTCTTCGGCAGTGTCGACATCGACAACATTGCGGGTACCGGTCTGGATGGATCGATCGACACCAACGGTCTCAGGGTCGAGATCGGCGTGCCGATTGGAATCAGCGACAGCCAGTGGGTGGTCGTGCCCGGGCTCGAGTACGAGCGCTACGAAACCGACTCGTCGCTGATCGAGATCGAGAGCAACCGATTCTTCATTGCGCTGCAGTATGCGTTCTGA
- a CDS encoding thioredoxin family protein has protein sequence MRRALRLAGWFALAATLASPGAFAQVGSVAGAGNEQLVELGLEIDQAGDTPGALVKGRVLLAIERGWHINSITPNDEFLIPTRLTISSSAFEVSSVEFPPHENLEFSFAEGPVAVYEGMISVGFEGTRIDSVDDSVEIELYYQACDDSVCLRPATVSLSTSMGGHEIEGSPVEALAGGGGSPSDSFTSLDARSSVEPSIFSDAGAVFESRSLVLALIAVFLVGLALNLTPCVYPLIPITIGYFASQRESGARTSLLAMVYVLGIAVTYSILGVVSALSGALFGAWLQSTAVLVFFALVMLVLASSMFGMWDMTVPQFIISRAGGRAGYAGALIMGLLAGVVAAPCVGPFVASLLAFVARQGDPVMGFVIFFTLALGLGLPYLILGMSASLANRLPRSGGWLVITKKAFGFVLIGMAFYFLRPVFGERVYEAGLLASGLIGAVWLVVEGVRKPEARVVSFVLAVVLAAAALYLGWPSNRVGIEWEPWTPERIESAAAGGKPVLIDFYADWCIPCKELDSRTFTDPAVIAEAERFVRLKADLTDDDEESAKLTRMYGIVGVPTIVFIDSNGNEVSETRLLGFEKPDRFLRRLKAVE, from the coding sequence ATGCGTCGAGCCCTCCGCCTCGCCGGCTGGTTCGCCTTGGCGGCCACGCTTGCATCTCCCGGTGCATTCGCCCAGGTCGGATCGGTCGCTGGCGCCGGCAACGAGCAGCTCGTCGAGCTCGGACTCGAGATCGATCAGGCCGGCGACACTCCCGGCGCGCTGGTGAAGGGACGAGTGCTCCTCGCGATCGAACGGGGGTGGCACATCAACTCGATCACTCCCAACGACGAGTTTCTAATTCCGACGCGACTGACAATCTCCTCCTCGGCATTCGAGGTGAGCTCGGTCGAGTTCCCTCCGCACGAGAATCTCGAGTTCAGTTTCGCCGAAGGGCCGGTGGCGGTCTACGAAGGAATGATCAGCGTCGGTTTCGAGGGGACGAGAATCGATTCGGTCGACGATTCGGTCGAGATCGAGCTTTACTATCAGGCTTGCGACGATTCGGTCTGTCTGCGACCCGCCACGGTGTCTCTGTCGACGTCCATGGGCGGGCATGAGATCGAGGGTTCCCCGGTCGAGGCCCTCGCGGGAGGAGGGGGATCCCCCTCGGATTCATTCACTTCGCTCGACGCTCGGAGCTCGGTTGAGCCCTCGATTTTCTCTGATGCCGGCGCGGTTTTCGAAAGCCGGAGCCTCGTCCTGGCACTGATCGCCGTCTTTCTGGTCGGGCTCGCCCTCAATCTGACCCCGTGCGTCTACCCGCTGATTCCGATCACCATCGGCTACTTTGCGTCCCAGCGTGAATCGGGAGCCCGAACCTCGCTGCTGGCGATGGTCTACGTCCTCGGGATCGCGGTGACGTACTCGATCCTTGGGGTCGTCTCAGCGCTTTCGGGAGCGCTCTTCGGCGCGTGGCTGCAGTCGACGGCGGTGCTCGTCTTTTTTGCTCTGGTGATGCTCGTGCTCGCCTCGTCGATGTTCGGCATGTGGGACATGACGGTCCCGCAGTTCATCATTTCGCGAGCGGGTGGCCGGGCGGGATACGCCGGCGCTCTCATCATGGGGTTGCTCGCGGGAGTCGTCGCGGCTCCCTGCGTCGGACCGTTCGTGGCGTCGCTGCTGGCTTTCGTCGCGAGGCAGGGAGACCCCGTGATGGGGTTCGTCATCTTTTTCACCCTCGCCCTCGGGCTCGGTCTTCCGTATCTGATTCTCGGAATGTCGGCCTCGCTGGCGAACCGGTTGCCGAGATCCGGAGGCTGGCTCGTGATCACGAAGAAGGCATTCGGATTTGTCCTGATCGGGATGGCCTTTTACTTCCTCCGCCCGGTTTTCGGGGAGCGTGTATATGAAGCGGGATTGCTGGCGAGCGGACTCATCGGGGCGGTCTGGCTCGTCGTCGAGGGTGTTCGGAAACCGGAGGCCCGCGTCGTCAGTTTCGTTCTCGCCGTCGTCCTTGCCGCGGCGGCACTTTATCTCGGATGGCCGTCGAACCGCGTAGGGATCGAGTGGGAGCCGTGGACCCCGGAGAGGATCGAGAGCGCTGCTGCCGGGGGGAAGCCGGTCCTCATCGACTTCTATGCCGATTGGTGCATTCCTTGTAAGGAGCTTGATTCGCGAACCTTCACCGATCCGGCGGTGATCGCGGAGGCGGAGAGGTTCGTGAGACTGAAGGCCGACCTCACCGATGATGATGAGGAATCTGCGAAGCTGACCCGGATGTACGGGATCGTCGGAGTGCCCACGATCGTATTCATCGACTCAAATGGTAACGAGGTGAGCGAGACGCGATTGCTGGGGTTCGAAAAGCCGGATCGTTTTCTCCGGCGACTGAAGGCAGTGGAGTGA
- a CDS encoding thioredoxin family protein: MKRIVPTFLLLLISLPLLAENSWSKSISEAQKKAKRSNQLILAEMYADWCGWCRKMAAELFPAKEFIQATNDMVLLQVDTEDRGEGQQLAMSLGITRLPTVVLFTPDLEVAGMIEGYSPPGRWIDQLKATRAGYEDFLVRLKRDDGGKASPEETYQLATELIERRRLADAEEKLGSLISLANAPAEVRGRSMIDLGRLAMMQNKPSDAVSRLEMAISMKGLSKETRAEAHVILAEIHMHSQRYDDALRELEVVRDSYPDSRAAVQAQRYLPSVRARLGLN, from the coding sequence TTGAAACGCATTGTCCCGACATTTCTCCTCCTTCTGATTTCGCTGCCACTGCTGGCGGAAAACAGCTGGTCGAAGTCCATCTCCGAAGCACAGAAGAAGGCGAAGCGGTCGAATCAGCTGATTCTGGCCGAGATGTATGCCGACTGGTGCGGATGGTGTCGGAAGATGGCGGCGGAGCTTTTCCCGGCAAAGGAGTTCATCCAGGCCACCAATGACATGGTGCTGCTGCAGGTGGATACCGAGGATCGCGGAGAGGGGCAACAGCTCGCGATGAGTCTGGGGATCACGAGGCTTCCTACGGTCGTGCTCTTCACGCCGGATCTCGAAGTCGCGGGGATGATCGAGGGCTACTCGCCACCGGGGAGGTGGATCGATCAGCTGAAGGCGACCAGAGCCGGATACGAGGACTTTCTGGTCCGGCTGAAACGCGATGACGGCGGCAAGGCGAGCCCCGAGGAGACGTATCAGCTCGCGACGGAACTGATCGAGCGTCGCCGGCTCGCCGATGCAGAAGAGAAGCTGGGGAGCCTGATCTCGCTCGCGAACGCACCCGCCGAAGTGCGAGGGCGGTCGATGATCGACCTCGGCCGTCTCGCGATGATGCAGAACAAGCCGTCCGATGCGGTTTCCCGCCTCGAGATGGCCATCAGTATGAAAGGTCTCTCGAAGGAGACCCGCGCCGAGGCCCATGTCATTCTGGCCGAGATTCATATGCATTCTCAGCGTTACGATGATGCGCTCCGGGAGCTGGAGGTCGTCCGCGACAGCTATCCGGATAGCCGTGCGGCCGTACAGGCGCAGCGTTATCTCCCCTCGGTCCGGGCGCGCCTGGGCCTGAACTGA
- the serS gene encoding serine--tRNA ligase, whose protein sequence is MLDRSFLRDRSDVYRESLDARSSDADLERFLELDRERRELVQEVEALRGQRNDVTAEIARLKKSGGDASAQIEAMKKVGAEIKALDGKLLEVDSELEALELTFPNVPHEAVPIGGDETANRIERVEGEPRSFSFEPRPHWELGEKLGILDFDRAAKIAGARFVIMKGDGARLERALIQFMLDLHSGEHGYVEVLPPFIVNAESMRGTGQLPKFEEDLFKLEGDRDFYLIPTAEVPITNIHRDEILDESELPIAYCAYTPCFRSEAGSYGKDTRGLIRQHQFDKVELVRFTTSDSSWDELERLTAHAEEVLRRLELPYRVVSLSTGDLGFAAARTYDLEVWLPSQAVYREISSCSNFTDFQARRAKIRYRDANRKTSFVHTLNGSGLAVGRTLVALLENFQNEDGSVTVPEALRPWMNGRERITLRKP, encoded by the coding sequence ATGCTGGACCGTTCCTTCCTTCGCGATCGGAGTGACGTCTACCGGGAGTCTCTGGATGCCCGGTCGAGCGACGCAGATCTCGAGCGCTTCCTCGAGCTCGACCGTGAACGGCGGGAGCTCGTGCAGGAAGTCGAGGCGCTGAGGGGGCAGCGAAACGATGTCACCGCCGAGATCGCCCGCCTGAAGAAGTCCGGCGGAGATGCCTCTGCTCAGATCGAGGCGATGAAGAAGGTCGGAGCGGAGATCAAGGCTCTCGACGGGAAGCTGCTCGAGGTCGATTCCGAGCTGGAAGCGCTCGAGCTGACGTTCCCTAATGTTCCGCACGAGGCAGTTCCCATCGGTGGCGATGAGACCGCCAACCGCATCGAGCGAGTCGAGGGAGAGCCGAGAAGTTTTTCTTTCGAGCCGCGGCCTCACTGGGAGCTCGGCGAGAAACTCGGCATTCTCGATTTCGACCGCGCCGCAAAGATCGCCGGTGCCCGGTTCGTCATCATGAAAGGTGACGGGGCAAGGCTCGAGCGCGCCCTGATTCAGTTCATGCTGGACCTTCACTCTGGTGAGCATGGATACGTCGAGGTACTTCCTCCCTTCATCGTGAATGCCGAGTCGATGCGGGGGACCGGTCAGCTTCCGAAGTTCGAGGAAGATCTCTTCAAGCTCGAAGGAGACCGGGATTTCTACCTCATACCGACTGCCGAGGTGCCCATCACGAACATCCATCGCGACGAGATTCTGGACGAGTCCGAACTGCCGATTGCCTATTGCGCCTACACGCCCTGTTTTCGCAGCGAAGCGGGTTCGTACGGCAAGGACACTCGAGGGCTGATCCGTCAGCATCAGTTCGACAAAGTCGAGCTCGTCCGCTTCACGACTTCCGATTCCTCGTGGGACGAGCTGGAAAGGCTGACTGCCCATGCGGAAGAGGTTCTCCGACGGCTCGAGCTGCCGTATCGCGTCGTCAGCCTTTCGACCGGAGATCTCGGGTTTGCGGCCGCCAGAACTTACGATCTCGAGGTCTGGCTGCCATCGCAGGCCGTCTACCGCGAGATCTCGTCCTGCTCGAATTTCACCGACTTTCAGGCGAGGCGTGCGAAGATTCGATACCGGGATGCGAACCGGAAGACTTCATTCGTGCATACGTTGAACGGATCGGGACTTGCTGTAGGGCGGACGCTAGTCGCGCTCCTCGAGAACTTTCAGAATGAGGACGGCAGCGTGACGGTCCCCGAGGCGCTGCGACCATGGATGAATGGCCGGGAGAGGATTACCCTTCGAAAACCCTGA
- a CDS encoding S8 family serine peptidase yields the protein MKLPLIQLFLASSIAVSVAGNDVSTRAHQSGDPEGPRIFTDAGIYGLGQVIAILDTGLDWDSCYFSGLEDGVPPINTVAATGELESTNVDPSRRKVIAYDFLYSCDEYPGQFGCEEPGDPFDWDNQGHGTHAAASAAGDRLTPLLHDFGDAIAPGAKLVIQDAGFIGGDDCSQRPGLRCPLRDLRDVLRQAWDQGARIHSNSWGNRQGVPPTAVPPTGNYTPGASEIDDFVHRHRDMVVVFNTGNAGSLGPSSISSPGSAKNTIQVGGFEWQYGLAVVTGYSGYGPTRDGRIKPEIVGPSLTLAGDTDFDVTTFNCDHSYQGGTSWASPTIAGVVALIREYFERGFYPTGTPDPGSARTPSAALVRAILVASARAVPYQDGNPVPVPAEPVPSYRQGWGYPVLADALPLGEGPPSLHVLDESNLELAEGGSHRVRIRVVAGGRARAVLAWTDPPGANSRDATTPKLVNDLDLLAAANGGGVHHGNESLHPGHPDRLNNIEVVTLTPDVDTTYLITVSAERIAVGGSQSAALVLAGDFEFAPEPRRRGVRRR from the coding sequence ATGAAGTTGCCGCTCATTCAGCTTTTTCTGGCCTCATCCATCGCGGTGTCAGTCGCGGGGAACGACGTTTCGACTCGAGCGCATCAGTCCGGCGATCCGGAAGGCCCGCGAATTTTCACCGACGCCGGCATCTACGGACTCGGCCAGGTGATCGCGATTCTCGATACCGGCCTCGACTGGGACAGTTGCTATTTCTCCGGCCTCGAGGACGGAGTGCCTCCGATCAATACCGTGGCCGCGACCGGAGAGCTCGAGAGCACCAACGTCGACCCGTCCCGCAGAAAAGTCATCGCTTACGACTTCCTCTACTCGTGCGACGAGTATCCGGGTCAATTCGGATGTGAGGAGCCCGGAGACCCATTCGACTGGGACAATCAGGGGCACGGAACTCACGCCGCGGCCTCGGCCGCCGGGGACAGGCTGACCCCTCTGCTGCACGATTTCGGAGATGCCATCGCGCCGGGGGCAAAACTCGTCATTCAGGACGCCGGGTTCATCGGTGGCGACGACTGCAGCCAGCGGCCGGGACTCCGATGTCCGCTGCGGGATCTGCGCGACGTTCTCCGGCAGGCCTGGGACCAGGGAGCGCGAATCCATTCGAACTCATGGGGAAACCGTCAGGGTGTCCCGCCGACCGCCGTTCCGCCGACCGGGAACTACACACCGGGCGCCTCGGAGATCGACGATTTCGTCCATCGCCACCGCGACATGGTCGTTGTTTTCAACACAGGCAACGCGGGCTCGCTGGGCCCTTCATCGATCTCGAGTCCGGGTTCGGCGAAGAATACGATTCAGGTGGGCGGGTTCGAATGGCAATACGGTCTGGCTGTCGTCACCGGATACAGCGGTTACGGCCCGACCCGGGACGGAAGAATCAAACCGGAGATCGTCGGACCATCGCTGACCCTCGCCGGCGATACGGATTTCGACGTCACGACATTCAACTGCGATCACAGCTATCAGGGGGGCACCTCCTGGGCTTCACCGACGATTGCCGGCGTCGTGGCTCTGATTCGTGAGTACTTCGAGCGGGGCTTCTACCCGACAGGAACGCCGGATCCGGGCTCGGCCCGCACGCCGAGCGCCGCGCTCGTCCGGGCGATTCTCGTCGCCTCGGCGCGGGCAGTTCCGTATCAGGATGGCAACCCGGTCCCGGTTCCTGCCGAGCCGGTACCTTCCTACCGCCAGGGTTGGGGCTACCCCGTTCTGGCCGATGCGCTGCCTCTGGGCGAGGGCCCACCGTCGCTCCACGTTCTGGACGAATCGAACCTCGAGCTTGCGGAAGGTGGCAGCCATCGAGTGCGGATCAGAGTCGTAGCCGGCGGGAGAGCGCGGGCGGTTCTGGCCTGGACCGATCCTCCCGGCGCGAACAGTAGGGACGCGACGACGCCGAAGCTGGTCAACGATCTCGATCTTCTGGCTGCCGCAAACGGTGGTGGCGTCCACCATGGCAACGAGAGTCTTCACCCTGGCCATCCCGATCGCCTGAACAACATCGAGGTCGTGACCCTCACGCCGGACGTGGACACTACGTATCTGATTACGGTGTCGGCTGAACGAATCGCGGTCGGTGGGTCTCAGTCGGCCGCGCTCGTACTGGCCGGCGACTTCGAATTCGCGCCAGAACCGAGACGCCGGGGTGTGCGGCGTCGGTGA